A stretch of the Janthinobacterium sp. B9-8 genome encodes the following:
- the rpsU gene encoding 30S ribosomal protein S21: MPNVRVKENEPFEVAMRRFKRAVEKTGLLTDLRSREFYEKPTAERKRKQAAAVKRQHKRLRSQTLPPKLY; encoded by the coding sequence ATGCCTAACGTACGCGTAAAAGAAAATGAACCGTTTGAAGTTGCGATGCGTCGCTTCAAGCGTGCTGTTGAAAAAACTGGCCTGCTAACAGACCTTCGCTCACGCGAATTCTACGAAAAGCCAACGGCTGAACGTAAACGCAAACAAGCTGCTGCTGTAAAGCGTCAGCACAAGCGTCTGCGTAGCCAAACACTGCCACCAAAACTCTACTAA
- a CDS encoding GatB/YqeY domain-containing protein, with translation MTLRLQIQNDMKTAMKAKEADRLGTIRLLLAAIKQREVDERIELDDAAVTAVIEKMLKQRKDSIQQFEAANRQDLADKEKLEVAVLIAYMPQQCSPEEIAAVVAAAITAHGKTPAAMGKIMADLKAALSGRADMSEVSKLVKAGMAA, from the coding sequence ATGACTCTCAGACTGCAAATCCAGAACGATATGAAAACCGCAATGAAAGCGAAAGAGGCTGATCGCCTCGGTACGATTCGTCTTTTGCTGGCTGCAATTAAGCAGCGTGAAGTGGATGAGCGAATTGAGCTGGACGATGCCGCGGTCACTGCCGTGATTGAAAAAATGCTGAAGCAGCGCAAAGACAGTATTCAACAGTTTGAAGCAGCAAATCGCCAGGATCTGGCTGATAAAGAAAAGCTTGAAGTTGCTGTGCTCATTGCTTATATGCCGCAACAGTGTTCTCCGGAAGAGATTGCAGCGGTAGTTGCTGCTGCTATTACTGCTCATGGCAAAACACCGGCAGCAATGGGTAAGATTATGGCAGATCTGAAAGCGGCTTTATCTGGCCGTGCTGATATGAGCGAAGTTTCTAAGCTGGTTAAAGCTGGGATGGCTGCTTAA
- the dnaG gene encoding DNA primase: MAKIPDDFIQDLLNRVDIVDVVERYLPLKKAGQNYSACCPFHKEKSPSFTVSQTKQFYHCFGCGAHGSAVGFVMEHQGMSFPDAVRMLAESVGMQVPVSDAPISEKAKAAPGIYDVLKTAMNYYRAQLKTAPAAIEYLKSRGVEGKTAARFGLGFAPSAGQSLKAVFADYDKNPVIKDAGLVAEEENTLRRYDRFRSRVLFPILNQRSQVIGFGGRIMGNGAPKYLNSPETPVFEKGKELYGLPQARAAIRDRGRVLVVEGYMDVVMLNQHGVEYAVASLGTACTPEHIRKLLKLADEVYFCFDGDKAGKKAAWRALENSLEQLVDGKKLAFLFLPAEHDPDSYVQEFGQVQFESALLQDSVPLAQFLLKELSAQVELESEEGRAKLISLAAPMLSLVKAPAFGMMIRKRLAELSRLEMSELSTVLDGSPVRSVPEYVPSESYQGEFAPEPWQDGQEWSNDGQPSRQQSQPNTQYARQGNRSAWKPNWQPKGKWKGRGDERIPAHMMPRPAPRAAPTGPVHKLIQLVLAHPGLVRRSEPVWLSWPETDAMGLAQELLQKICNYPDLSSLQIVESWQGMFDYDVLHRLLISGGEYFDKASEAELDEQLAATLKAVEVSVIRPMMQERFYALTYKQANGGLTEAEKLEFAALVSRR; the protein is encoded by the coding sequence ATGGCAAAAATACCTGACGATTTTATTCAAGATCTCCTTAACCGCGTCGATATTGTTGACGTCGTTGAGCGCTATCTGCCGCTTAAAAAAGCGGGTCAGAATTACAGCGCCTGCTGCCCGTTTCATAAAGAAAAATCACCCTCATTTACAGTGAGCCAGACTAAGCAGTTTTATCATTGTTTTGGTTGCGGCGCGCATGGTTCGGCGGTGGGCTTTGTGATGGAGCATCAGGGGATGAGTTTTCCTGATGCAGTACGAATGTTGGCTGAATCGGTGGGCATGCAAGTACCGGTAAGTGATGCACCAATAAGCGAAAAAGCTAAGGCCGCTCCGGGTATTTATGACGTATTAAAAACGGCTATGAATTATTACCGCGCCCAGCTTAAAACAGCACCGGCGGCGATTGAATACTTAAAGAGCCGAGGCGTAGAGGGCAAAACGGCAGCACGCTTTGGCTTGGGTTTTGCTCCCAGCGCAGGGCAATCGCTGAAAGCCGTGTTTGCGGATTACGATAAAAACCCGGTGATTAAAGACGCTGGGCTGGTAGCCGAAGAAGAAAACACCTTGCGGCGCTACGATCGTTTTCGCTCTCGGGTGCTGTTCCCTATTTTAAATCAGCGCAGCCAGGTGATTGGTTTTGGCGGCCGGATTATGGGCAATGGTGCGCCCAAGTACTTGAATTCACCAGAAACGCCCGTATTTGAGAAGGGTAAAGAGCTATATGGCCTGCCACAAGCCAGAGCCGCGATTCGTGATCGTGGCCGTGTGCTGGTGGTGGAAGGCTATATGGATGTGGTGATGCTGAATCAGCATGGTGTGGAATACGCCGTCGCCTCCTTGGGTACGGCTTGCACGCCTGAGCACATCCGTAAATTACTAAAGCTGGCTGACGAAGTTTATTTTTGCTTTGATGGTGATAAGGCTGGTAAAAAAGCCGCGTGGCGAGCGTTAGAAAACAGTTTAGAGCAGCTGGTTGATGGCAAGAAACTCGCTTTCTTATTTTTACCCGCTGAGCATGATCCGGATTCTTACGTGCAAGAGTTTGGTCAGGTACAGTTTGAAAGTGCGCTCTTGCAAGACTCCGTGCCCCTCGCGCAATTTCTATTGAAGGAATTGTCTGCTCAAGTAGAGCTGGAGAGCGAAGAGGGTAGGGCTAAATTGATTTCTTTAGCAGCTCCAATGCTGAGCCTAGTCAAGGCCCCAGCCTTTGGAATGATGATCAGAAAGCGCTTAGCAGAGCTATCTCGCTTAGAAATGAGCGAATTAAGCACCGTTTTGGATGGTAGCCCTGTAAGATCTGTGCCCGAATATGTGCCAAGTGAAAGCTATCAGGGGGAATTTGCCCCGGAGCCTTGGCAAGATGGGCAGGAGTGGTCGAATGATGGGCAGCCTAGTCGGCAACAAAGTCAGCCAAATACGCAATATGCTAGGCAAGGTAATCGATCAGCGTGGAAGCCTAATTGGCAGCCAAAAGGTAAATGGAAAGGTCGCGGCGACGAACGGATTCCCGCTCATATGATGCCAAGACCAGCGCCTAGGGCGGCCCCCACTGGGCCAGTACATAAATTGATTCAGCTGGTTTTAGCGCATCCTGGTTTGGTGCGCCGTAGTGAGCCAGTATGGTTATCGTGGCCAGAGACCGATGCAATGGGCCTGGCGCAAGAATTGCTTCAAAAGATTTGCAACTACCCGGATTTATCTAGTTTGCAAATCGTTGAATCATGGCAGGGCATGTTTGACTACGATGTATTGCATCGTTTGCTTATCTCTGGCGGAGAGTATTTTGATAAGGCCTCAGAGGCTGAGCTGGATGAGCAACTGGCTGCTACGCTAAAAGCGGTGGAAGTCAGTGTGATTCGCCCTATGATGCAAGAGCGCTTTTATGCTCTGACCTATAAGCAAGCGAATGGTGGACTAACGGAGGCAGAAAAACTGGAATTTGCAGCACTCGTATCTCGCCGATAA
- the rpoD gene encoding RNA polymerase sigma factor RpoD — translation MAADQEIDNEDQARTDFREVNRPSAEQKADPEQRKAKFKTLIVLGKERGYLTYAEINDHLPDDMLDAEQIEGIISMISNMGIQVYDEAPDAEDLLMSDAAPSVPDEDAAEEAEAALSSVDAEFGRTTDPVRMYMREMGTVELLTREGEIEIAKRIEDGLKHMIQAISACPTTVAYILGLVEKGLADEIRIDDVIDGFIDPNADENTPPPIEVIEAEAEDADDAVDEEEGEEDDGSAAAKANLELLKTQVREHFDIVREHFDKMIKALAKEGAHGKNYLEHQQAIAGIFLITRFSARQVESLCDQLRGMVDEIRSCEREIMDICTVRVKMPRDHFIKTFPGRETDTTWVVDEINYGHKYSAILARYQHAIMEKQQTLAQLQVNAMIQIKDLKEINRQMSTGEAKARRAKREMIEANLRLVISIAKKYTNRGLQFLDLIQEGNIGLMKAVDKFEYRRGYKFSTYATWWIRQAITRSIADQARTIRIPVHMIETINKMNRIQRQILQETGIEPTPDELAEKMEMPEDKIRKILKIAKEPISMETPIGDDDDSHLGDFIEDSNNLAPAEAAIYAGLREATKEVLDTLTPREAKVLRMRFGIDMNTDHTLEEVGKQFDVTRERIRQIEAKALRKLRHPTRSERLKSFVESQASEG, via the coding sequence ATGGCGGCAGATCAAGAAATCGACAACGAAGACCAAGCGCGGACTGATTTCCGTGAGGTCAATCGGCCATCTGCTGAGCAGAAGGCCGATCCCGAACAACGTAAAGCGAAGTTTAAAACGCTGATCGTGCTCGGTAAAGAGCGCGGCTATCTAACCTACGCCGAGATCAACGACCACCTGCCAGATGACATGCTGGATGCCGAGCAAATCGAAGGCATCATCAGCATGATCAGCAATATGGGCATCCAGGTGTACGACGAAGCACCGGACGCAGAAGATCTGCTTATGTCCGATGCTGCGCCGTCTGTACCGGATGAAGATGCTGCTGAAGAAGCCGAAGCAGCCTTATCTTCCGTCGATGCAGAGTTTGGTCGCACTACTGACCCAGTGCGCATGTATATGCGTGAGATGGGTACGGTAGAGCTCTTAACCCGTGAAGGCGAAATTGAAATCGCCAAACGGATTGAGGACGGTCTTAAGCACATGATCCAGGCGATCTCTGCCTGCCCAACTACTGTTGCCTATATTTTAGGCTTGGTAGAAAAAGGCTTGGCTGATGAGATTCGCATTGATGATGTGATCGACGGCTTTATCGACCCTAACGCAGATGAAAACACCCCACCGCCAATCGAAGTGATTGAAGCGGAAGCCGAGGATGCTGACGATGCGGTCGATGAAGAAGAAGGCGAAGAAGACGACGGTAGTGCAGCAGCTAAGGCCAATCTTGAGTTATTAAAAACTCAGGTGCGTGAGCATTTCGACATTGTGCGTGAGCACTTTGACAAAATGATTAAAGCGCTGGCCAAAGAAGGCGCACACGGCAAAAACTATCTGGAGCACCAGCAAGCCATTGCCGGGATTTTCCTGATTACTCGCTTCTCGGCTCGCCAGGTTGAATCGCTCTGCGACCAACTACGTGGCATGGTGGATGAAATCCGCAGCTGCGAGCGTGAAATCATGGATATCTGTACTGTCCGGGTAAAAATGCCGCGTGATCACTTCATCAAAACCTTCCCAGGCCGTGAAACAGATACGACATGGGTAGTGGATGAGATCAACTACGGTCACAAATACTCCGCCATTCTTGCGCGCTATCAGCACGCCATTATGGAAAAGCAACAAACTCTGGCTCAGCTGCAAGTTAACGCAATGATTCAGATTAAGGACCTTAAGGAAATCAACCGTCAGATGTCGACGGGTGAAGCTAAGGCCCGCCGCGCCAAGCGCGAAATGATTGAAGCCAACTTGCGTCTGGTCATTTCGATTGCTAAGAAATACACCAACCGTGGTTTGCAGTTCCTCGACCTGATTCAGGAAGGCAATATTGGCCTGATGAAAGCGGTAGATAAGTTTGAATATCGCCGTGGTTACAAGTTCTCAACCTACGCAACATGGTGGATTCGCCAAGCGATTACCCGTTCGATTGCCGATCAGGCCCGTACTATTCGTATTCCGGTACACATGATCGAAACAATCAACAAGATGAACCGCATTCAGCGGCAAATCTTGCAGGAAACCGGCATTGAGCCGACTCCTGACGAGCTTGCTGAAAAAATGGAAATGCCGGAAGACAAGATCCGCAAAATCCTCAAGATCGCCAAAGAGCCGATCTCGATGGAAACGCCGATCGGTGACGACGACGATTCCCATTTGGGCGATTTTATCGAAGACTCAAACAATCTGGCTCCAGCCGAAGCCGCTATCTACGCAGGCCTGCGTGAAGCGACGAAGGAAGTGCTGGATACTCTGACTCCACGTGAAGCTAAAGTGCTGCGTATGCGCTTTGGTATCGATATGAACACCGATCACACGCTGGAAGAAGTGGGTAAGCAGTTTGATGTTACGCGTGAGCGTATTCGTCAGATCGAAGCCAAGGCTTTACGTAAGCTTCGCCACCCGACTCGTTCAGAAAGACTGAAAAGTTTTGTTGAAAGTCAGGCCAGCGAAGGTTAA
- a CDS encoding undecaprenyl-phosphate glucose phosphotransferase — protein sequence MNDSAKNIDQYMDRNSLETSIVATPSLLADRFREFSNAAPFISFFKLFIDPILVVVTLYLLAIPFHVAMDGYEFILATLAFLLTALLLDGMFLFMPGYSRSWLGVGRFITEWLGVVIALVLIGRISGFIDYYYPPFVITWFIVAPIVLISVHVAIRVYVLRVDSGENAERSKVVVVGINQPSQLLVKNIHEEPFLKMDFMGYFDDRSISRLPKSASEHLKGSLDSLPKYIKEHGIKKIYISLPMSSQPRVLELIDELKDSTASIYFIPDLFVFDLINARFDNVAGMPIVAICESPFMGLNGVIKRISDISLSFLILAMIWPVLVAIALAVKFTSAGPVFFKQRRYGENGDSVLVYKFRSMTVMEDGEKVVQATKNDQRLTSIGSFLRKTSLDELPQFINVLQGKMSIVGPRPHANAHNEQYRKLIKGYMIRHKVKPGITGWAQVNGFRGETDTLDKMQNRIKYDLDYLRNWSVWLDLKIIVLTVAVIFRDRNAY from the coding sequence TTGAATGACTCAGCAAAAAACATCGATCAATATATGGACAGAAACTCTTTAGAGACAAGTATTGTAGCAACACCTAGTTTGCTTGCAGATAGATTTCGCGAGTTCTCTAATGCTGCGCCATTTATTAGTTTCTTTAAGCTTTTCATTGATCCGATTTTGGTGGTGGTCACCCTCTATTTATTGGCAATTCCGTTCCATGTTGCGATGGATGGTTATGAGTTTATATTAGCAACGCTTGCTTTCCTGCTAACGGCGCTTTTGCTCGATGGCATGTTTTTATTTATGCCTGGCTACTCGCGGTCCTGGCTAGGGGTTGGCCGATTTATTACTGAGTGGCTAGGGGTTGTGATTGCGCTAGTGTTAATTGGCCGTATTTCAGGTTTTATAGATTACTACTACCCTCCGTTTGTTATTACATGGTTTATTGTCGCCCCTATTGTTTTGATTTCAGTGCATGTGGCAATAAGGGTTTATGTATTACGCGTAGACTCAGGTGAAAATGCAGAGCGCAGTAAAGTAGTGGTAGTAGGGATTAACCAGCCTAGCCAGCTTTTGGTTAAAAATATCCATGAAGAGCCATTTTTAAAAATGGACTTCATGGGGTATTTTGATGATAGATCAATTAGCCGCTTACCAAAAAGTGCATCAGAGCATTTAAAAGGTAGTTTAGATTCGCTGCCAAAATATATAAAAGAGCACGGAATTAAAAAAATATATATTTCTTTGCCGATGAGCTCGCAGCCTAGGGTGCTTGAGCTGATAGATGAGCTAAAAGACAGCACGGCATCAATTTACTTTATTCCAGATTTATTCGTTTTTGATCTGATTAACGCGCGGTTTGATAATGTGGCGGGCATGCCAATCGTCGCTATTTGTGAAAGCCCATTTATGGGGCTAAATGGCGTCATTAAAAGAATTAGTGATATTTCATTATCATTCCTTATTCTGGCAATGATCTGGCCTGTTCTGGTGGCGATTGCGCTTGCGGTGAAGTTCACATCTGCTGGCCCTGTTTTCTTTAAACAGCGCCGTTATGGTGAAAATGGCGATAGCGTGCTGGTGTACAAGTTCCGTTCAATGACCGTGATGGAAGATGGCGAAAAAGTAGTGCAGGCGACTAAAAATGATCAGCGCTTAACTTCTATTGGCAGTTTTCTTCGCAAAACATCCTTAGATGAGTTGCCTCAGTTTATTAATGTGCTGCAAGGAAAAATGAGTATTGTTGGCCCGCGCCCGCATGCTAATGCACATAATGAGCAGTATAGAAAACTGATTAAAGGCTATATGATCCGTCATAAAGTAAAGCCTGGTATTACCGGCTGGGCACAGGTTAATGGCTTTAGGGGGGAGACAGACACCCTTGATAAAATGCAGAACCGCATTAAGTATGATTTGGATTATTTACGAAATTGGTCGGTATGGTTGGATCTGAAAATTATTGTGTTAACAGTTGCAGTCATCTTCCGCGATAGAAACGCTTACTAA
- a CDS encoding EpsD family peptidyl-prolyl cis-trans isomerase, whose amino-acid sequence MLKTTIKPLVLTIAAVAFLAGCGDKEEKKSPSQVLAKVNKAEITVHQLNALLGQVQSATPAIKQQMLDQLVDQELLVQKATELKLDREPSVLQSIEAAKRQILAQAAAERVLGKPEELKPADIERFYNDNPALFAERKNYDFAVFSLEKKSYDDALIKQLDKAASAQQVKMILNTAEIKFDENEVKRTAEQLPLSLLPKFAAMKVGDIITMPEADKVVLLLLKESVSVPVAKENASPLIQRYLQNDKVQTDAKAKIKALRDAAKIEYTQKFAESKPASAASNVAADDGIKAGLKGLK is encoded by the coding sequence ATGCTTAAGACAACAATAAAACCGCTGGTTCTAACGATTGCTGCAGTAGCGTTCTTGGCTGGGTGTGGAGATAAAGAAGAAAAAAAATCCCCAAGCCAGGTTTTAGCAAAGGTAAATAAAGCAGAAATTACTGTTCACCAGTTAAATGCTTTGCTGGGGCAAGTGCAATCTGCCACGCCAGCGATTAAGCAGCAAATGTTGGATCAATTAGTTGATCAAGAATTATTGGTGCAAAAAGCGACTGAGCTTAAATTAGACAGAGAGCCAAGTGTTTTGCAATCTATTGAAGCGGCCAAGCGCCAAATTCTGGCACAAGCGGCTGCTGAGCGTGTACTGGGTAAGCCTGAAGAGCTTAAGCCTGCAGATATTGAGCGTTTTTACAACGATAATCCGGCCCTGTTTGCTGAGCGAAAGAATTACGATTTTGCTGTGTTTAGTCTTGAAAAGAAATCTTATGACGATGCATTGATTAAGCAATTGGATAAGGCGGCTAGTGCGCAGCAAGTAAAAATGATTCTAAATACAGCCGAAATTAAATTTGATGAAAACGAAGTAAAGCGCACTGCAGAGCAATTACCACTTTCCTTATTACCTAAATTTGCAGCAATGAAAGTGGGCGACATCATTACCATGCCAGAAGCAGATAAGGTGGTATTGCTGCTCTTAAAAGAAAGCGTATCTGTTCCGGTTGCAAAAGAGAATGCCTCTCCTTTAATTCAGCGTTATTTGCAGAATGATAAAGTGCAGACAGATGCAAAAGCAAAAATTAAAGCATTACGCGATGCTGCAAAAATTGAGTACACACAAAAATTTGCTGAGTCAAAACCAGCAAGTGCAGCCAGCAATGTTGCAGCAGATGATGGAATAAAAGCAGGATTAAAAGGACTTAAATAA
- a CDS encoding polysaccharide biosynthesis/export family protein, which yields MKATQIVAFVLMLFCSCMAMAAANSEYRLGPGDIVKISVYDHPDLSTELQLNEQGSVAFPLLGEVKLLGLPYTEAQALIANGLKKGGFVNQPNVSVLISQYRSQRIAVIGEVNKAGRYALDGATDMVDLLAIAGGLNANAGDTVVVLRGAERIEYRLSQAMKLGDQTKRSMPIANGDVVYVPRAQQFYVYGEVNRPGVYRMEPKMTVMQALAVSGGFNPRASHRNLEIHRIDQSGAVIKVEANLSDLLVENDTLFVKESLF from the coding sequence ATGAAAGCGACCCAGATAGTGGCTTTTGTTTTGATGCTATTTTGCAGCTGCATGGCTATGGCCGCTGCAAATAGTGAATATAGGCTAGGGCCGGGTGATATCGTTAAAATCAGTGTTTATGATCACCCTGATTTAAGTACGGAATTACAGCTGAATGAGCAAGGGTCTGTTGCTTTTCCTTTATTGGGTGAGGTGAAGCTATTAGGCCTGCCTTATACGGAAGCTCAAGCTTTGATTGCCAATGGCTTAAAAAAAGGTGGGTTTGTAAATCAGCCTAATGTGAGTGTTTTGATTTCTCAATACCGCAGCCAGCGTATTGCAGTGATTGGTGAGGTAAACAAGGCAGGGCGCTACGCACTTGACGGGGCGACTGATATGGTTGATTTACTGGCGATTGCAGGCGGTTTAAATGCCAATGCAGGCGATACGGTGGTGGTATTGCGTGGTGCAGAGCGGATTGAGTATCGTTTAAGCCAAGCCATGAAGCTGGGTGATCAAACGAAGCGCAGTATGCCGATTGCTAATGGTGATGTGGTGTATGTGCCACGTGCTCAGCAGTTTTATGTCTATGGCGAAGTAAACCGCCCAGGCGTATATCGCATGGAGCCAAAAATGACGGTGATGCAAGCATTGGCGGTATCGGGTGGGTTTAATCCACGCGCGTCACATCGTAATTTAGAGATCCATCGGATTGATCAGTCAGGTGCAGTAATTAAAGTAGAGGCTAATTTAAGTGATCTATTAGTAGAAAACGACACGCTTTTTGTGAAAGAAAGCCTTTTCTAA